In Gadus morhua chromosome 2, gadMor3.0, whole genome shotgun sequence, a single window of DNA contains:
- the cln3 gene encoding battenin isoform X1 codes for MKMRRGCETRQIMDEADSLDADRVIPHNQVEGRSSKIRNWSGFWLLGLCNNFAYVVMLSAAHDILTKQQSDNSTTPTPPSLNGDFEVRNSSNSTRYDCNPVSTAVVLLADILPSLVIKLSATFYIHHVPYGFRVLFCVGATVTSFLLVSFSTTMTMSILGVVFASMGSGLGELSFLSLTAFFSSDVLEGWGSGTGGAGVAGALMYSALTQAGLSPPDTLLTMLLVPAAMLLSYFLLLAFPPMFPQWRRLREAGPMGRGGAEERRRLMDEREEEEEEEEESEQQEKGPREDRASGPLSCTEKMRAIKMILKFVLPLGTVYYAEYFINQGLLELLYFPKSTMTHAEQYRWYQTLYQVGVLVSRSSLRCVKIRNLWALALLQIVNTVFLLSAVYFQFLPAPWLVFIIVLYEGLLGGAAYVNTFYFISKETGDREREFAMAAASVGDTLGIALAALTAFPAHSYFCSL; via the exons ATGAAAATGCGAAGAGGATGTGAAACAAGACAA ATCATGGACGAAGCAGACAGCCTGGACGCAGATCGCGTGATCCCACATAATCAGGTTGAGG GCCGTTCATCAAAAATCCGCAATTGGTCTGGATTCTG GCTGCTTGGATTGTGCAACAACTTTGCCTATGTGGTGATGCTGAGTGCAGCCCATGACATTCTGACCAAACAGCAGTCGGACAACTCAACAACTCCT ACTCCTCCCTCACTGAACGGTGACTTTGAAGTGAGAAATAGTAGCAACAGCACTCGCTATGACTGCAACCCTGTGTCTACTGCG GTGGTTCTATTGGCTGACATTCTGCCCTCCCTCGTCATCAAGTTGTCCGCTACGTTCTACATCCACCACGTGCCCTATGG GTTCCGAGTGCTGTTCTGCGTCGGCGCCACGGTGACCAGCTTCCTGCTGGtgtccttctccaccaccatgACCATGAGCATCCTGG GTGTTGTCTTTGCCAGCATGGGGTCCGGACTGGGAGAGCTGTCCTTCCTGTCCCTGACTGCCTTCTTCAGCAG tgaCGTGCTGGAGGGCTGGGGGTCGGGCACCGGGGGGGCGGGCGTGGCCGGCGCCCTGATGTACTCGGCGCTGACCCAGGCGGGCCTGTCGCCCCCGGATACGCTGCTCACCATGCTGCTGGTGCCGGCGGCCATGCTGCTCAG CTATTTCCTCCTGCTGGCCTTCCCACCGATGTTCCCCCAGTGGCGTAGACTACGGGAGGCGGGGCCTATGGGGAGGGGCGGAGCAGAGGAACGGCGCCGGCTGATGGAcgaaagggaggaagaggaggaggaggaggaagagtctGAGCAACAGGAGAAAGGACCTAGAG AGGACAGAGCCAGTGGACCCCTCTCTTGTACTGAGAAGATGCGTGCCATCAAA ATGATCCTGAAGTTTGTGCTCCCCCTGGGAACGGTTTACTACGCAGAGTACTTCATCAACCAGGGTCTG CTTGAACTTCTCTACTTCCCAAAATCCACGATGACTCACGCTGAACAATATCGCTG GTACCAGACCCTGTACCAGGTGGGCGTGCTTGTTTCCCGCTCCTCGCTGCGGTGTGTGAAGATCAGGAATCTCTGGGCTCTGGCGCTGCTCCAG ATCGTGAACACGGTGTTCCTGCTGTCTGCGGTCTATTTCCAGTTCCTGCCCGCGCCATGGCTGGTGTTCATCATCGTCCTCTACGAGGGCTTACTGGGGGGCGCGGCCTACGTCAACACCTTCTACTTCATAAGCAAGGAG ACTGGGGACCGGGAGAGGGAGTTCGCCATGGCTGCAGCCAGCGTCGGAGACACCCTGGGCATCGCCCTGGCCGCACTCACCGCCTTCCCCGCCCACAGCTACTTCTGCTCCCTGTGA
- the cln3 gene encoding battenin isoform X2, which yields MDEADSLDADRVIPHNQVEGRSSKIRNWSGFWLLGLCNNFAYVVMLSAAHDILTKQQSDNSTTPTPPSLNGDFEVRNSSNSTRYDCNPVSTAVVLLADILPSLVIKLSATFYIHHVPYGFRVLFCVGATVTSFLLVSFSTTMTMSILGVVFASMGSGLGELSFLSLTAFFSSDVLEGWGSGTGGAGVAGALMYSALTQAGLSPPDTLLTMLLVPAAMLLSYFLLLAFPPMFPQWRRLREAGPMGRGGAEERRRLMDEREEEEEEEEESEQQEKGPREDRASGPLSCTEKMRAIKMILKFVLPLGTVYYAEYFINQGLLELLYFPKSTMTHAEQYRWYQTLYQVGVLVSRSSLRCVKIRNLWALALLQIVNTVFLLSAVYFQFLPAPWLVFIIVLYEGLLGGAAYVNTFYFISKETGDREREFAMAAASVGDTLGIALAALTAFPAHSYFCSL from the exons ATGGACGAAGCAGACAGCCTGGACGCAGATCGCGTGATCCCACATAATCAGGTTGAGG GCCGTTCATCAAAAATCCGCAATTGGTCTGGATTCTG GCTGCTTGGATTGTGCAACAACTTTGCCTATGTGGTGATGCTGAGTGCAGCCCATGACATTCTGACCAAACAGCAGTCGGACAACTCAACAACTCCT ACTCCTCCCTCACTGAACGGTGACTTTGAAGTGAGAAATAGTAGCAACAGCACTCGCTATGACTGCAACCCTGTGTCTACTGCG GTGGTTCTATTGGCTGACATTCTGCCCTCCCTCGTCATCAAGTTGTCCGCTACGTTCTACATCCACCACGTGCCCTATGG GTTCCGAGTGCTGTTCTGCGTCGGCGCCACGGTGACCAGCTTCCTGCTGGtgtccttctccaccaccatgACCATGAGCATCCTGG GTGTTGTCTTTGCCAGCATGGGGTCCGGACTGGGAGAGCTGTCCTTCCTGTCCCTGACTGCCTTCTTCAGCAG tgaCGTGCTGGAGGGCTGGGGGTCGGGCACCGGGGGGGCGGGCGTGGCCGGCGCCCTGATGTACTCGGCGCTGACCCAGGCGGGCCTGTCGCCCCCGGATACGCTGCTCACCATGCTGCTGGTGCCGGCGGCCATGCTGCTCAG CTATTTCCTCCTGCTGGCCTTCCCACCGATGTTCCCCCAGTGGCGTAGACTACGGGAGGCGGGGCCTATGGGGAGGGGCGGAGCAGAGGAACGGCGCCGGCTGATGGAcgaaagggaggaagaggaggaggaggaggaagagtctGAGCAACAGGAGAAAGGACCTAGAG AGGACAGAGCCAGTGGACCCCTCTCTTGTACTGAGAAGATGCGTGCCATCAAA ATGATCCTGAAGTTTGTGCTCCCCCTGGGAACGGTTTACTACGCAGAGTACTTCATCAACCAGGGTCTG CTTGAACTTCTCTACTTCCCAAAATCCACGATGACTCACGCTGAACAATATCGCTG GTACCAGACCCTGTACCAGGTGGGCGTGCTTGTTTCCCGCTCCTCGCTGCGGTGTGTGAAGATCAGGAATCTCTGGGCTCTGGCGCTGCTCCAG ATCGTGAACACGGTGTTCCTGCTGTCTGCGGTCTATTTCCAGTTCCTGCCCGCGCCATGGCTGGTGTTCATCATCGTCCTCTACGAGGGCTTACTGGGGGGCGCGGCCTACGTCAACACCTTCTACTTCATAAGCAAGGAG ACTGGGGACCGGGAGAGGGAGTTCGCCATGGCTGCAGCCAGCGTCGGAGACACCCTGGGCATCGCCCTGGCCGCACTCACCGCCTTCCCCGCCCACAGCTACTTCTGCTCCCTGTGA
- the LOC115538277 gene encoding fructose-bisphosphate aldolase A: MPHAYPFLSTEQKKELSDIAKKIVAPGKGILAADESTGSVAKRFQGINAENTEENRRLYRQLLFTADDRVAPCIGGVIFFHETLYQKTDDGKLFPQLIRERGQVVGIKVDKGVMPLAGTDGETTTQGLDGLYERCAQYKKDGADFAKWRCVLKITENTPSELAIMENANVLARYASICQMHGIVPIVEPEILPDGDHDLQRTQYVTEKVLAAVYKALSDHHVYLEGTLLKPNMVTAGHSCTRKYSAQEVAMATVTALRRTVPPAVPGVTFLSGGQSEEQASINLNAINQCPLGRPWALTFSYGRALQASALKAWGGKKENGKACQEEYIKRALNNNLASQGKYVSSGDKGAAGGESLYVANHAY, from the exons ATGCCTCACGCTTACCCCTTTCTGTCGACGGAGCAAAAGAAGGAGCTCAGCGACATTGCCAAGAAGATCGTGGCCCCCGGGAAAGGCATCCTAGCCGCCGATGAATCTACAG gCAGCGTCGCCAAGCGCTTCCAGGGCATCAACGCGGAGAACACGGAGGAGAACCGCCGGCTCTACCGCCAGCTGCTGTTCACGGCGGACGACCGCGTGGCGCCCTGCATCGGCGGCGTCATCTTCTTCCACGAGACGCTGTACCAGAAGACGGACGACGGCAAGCTGTTCCCCCAGCTCATCCGGGAGCGCGGCCAGGTGGTGGGCATCAAGGTGGACAAGGGCGTGATGCCCCTGGCCGGCACCGACGGCGAGACCACCACACAgg GTCTGGACGGTCTGTACGAGCGCTGTGCTCAGTACAAGAAGGACGGCGCCGACTTCGCCAAGTGGCGCTGTGTGCTGAAGATCACCGAGAACACGCCCTCTGAGCTGGCCATCATGGAGAACGCCAACGTGCTGGCCCGCTACGCCAGCATCTGCCAGATG CACGGCATCGTGCCCATCGTGGAGCCCGAGATCCTCCCTGACGGCGACCACGACCTGCAGAGGACCCAGTACGTCACCGAGAAG GTGCTGGCGGCTGTCTACAAGGCGCTGTCGGACCACCACGTCTACCTGGAGGGCACCCTGCTCAAGCCCAACATGGTCACCGCCGGACACTCCTGCACCCGCAAGTACAGCGCCCAGGaggtcgccatggcaaccgtcACGGCCCTGCGCCGCACCGTGCCTCCCGCAGTGCCAG GCGTGACCTTCCTCTCCGGAGGTCAGAGCGAAGAGCAGGCCTCCATCAACCTGAACGCCATCAATCAGTGCCCCCTGGGCCGGCCCTGGGCCCTCACCTTCTCCTACGGCCGCGCCCTGCAGGCCTCGGCCCTCAAAGCCTGGGGAGGGAAGAAGGAGAATGGCAAGGCCTGCCAGGAGGAGTACATCAAGAGGGCCCTG AACAACAACCTGGCCTCCCAGGGCAAGTACGTGTCCAGCGGAGACAAGGGGGCCGCCGGGGGAGAGTCCCTCTACGTGGCCAACCACGCCTACTAG